The genomic interval TCCCAGACGGCGCCACGGAAGCGGTCCGCGAGGTAGTGGACTTCGTCCATGACCACAAAACCGAGGTCATCCAGGGTGTCCGAGTCCGCGTAGAGCATGTTCCGGAGGACTTCCGTGGTCATGACCACCACGGGGGCGTCGCCGTTGATGCTGGTGTCGCCGGTCAGGAGACCGACGTTTTCCACCCCGTACTTTTCGGAGAGTTCCGTGAATTTTTGGTTGCTCAGAGCCTTGATCGGGGTCGTGTAGAAGGCCTTGAGGTTTCGTTCCAACGCGAGATAGATGGCAAATTCGCCCACGATGGTTTTACCGGCACCAGTGGGGGCAGCCACCAGCACTCCCTTGCCCTCCTGGAGGGACCGGCAGGCGAGGCGCTGGAATTCGTCAAGTTCAAAATCAAGGGTGCGGACAAACCCGCCGAGGTAGGTGCCCGCTTCGGCCGTGCGTTCCGCGCTGGCCCGGTAGCTTTCAGAGGGCGAGAGTGGCCCGGAAATAGAGGACATGCCTCAAGCCTAGTGCGCCACACGCTACAGGTTCTTCAGTTCGTTGCCGGGCGTCGCGATGTCGGCTGTCGCGTCCGTCTCAGCAGCCTGTTTCGCCACGCGCTTGTCGCGGCGCTTGTCGTTGAAGATACACAGCCCGATCGCCGCGAAGAACAGGATCAGCAGCGGCGCAGCAAGCAGGAACATGGACAGCGCGTCCGTGCCTGGTGCAGCCAGTGCCGCCAGGACAAAGACCAGGAAGACGATGATCCGCCAGGCTTTGAGGATGGTCCGGCCCCTGACCACACCGGCCATGTTGATGCCGACCAGGATCACGGGGACCAGGAACGAGATCCCAAGGATCAGCAACATCTGGGTGGCAAACGTCAGGTAGTCGGTGGCCGAGATGTTGTTGGCGCCGGTGGCTGGTGTGAACTGCAGCAGCGCCCTTACCACGGTGGGGAACACGAGCCAGGCTACAAACACACCGGCCAGGAACAGCGGCACAGCGGCCGCCATGAAGCCGAGCGTGTAGCCGCGTTCCTTCTTGGTCAGACCCGGGGTGATAAAAGCCCACACCTGATAGATCCAGACAGGGCTGGAGATAACCAGCCCTATCTGGATGGCAATCTGGATCTTGAACGCAAAAGGATCCGCGATGGTCGCGAAGTTCAGGACCGCGGTGCGCCCAGTATCCCGGGCAATGGAAATCAGCGGGTCCGACAGGCTGGCCACGACTGGATCGTAAAGGAACCAGCCACCCACGCCGGCAACCAGTACGGCGATCGCCGACTTGATCAGCCGGTTCTTCAGCTCTTTGAGGTGGTCCCAAAGAGCCATCCGCCCCTCAGGGTTGGACTTACGGCCCCGCGTCAGTGCCACTTCGGGTTAGGCGCGGGTCGACGGCGGAACGTCAGTGCCGTCGGTCGGCTCACCGGGCTTCGCCGGCGGGTGGTTAACGACCTTGCCTTCCACCGGGCCGGAAGCCGTGTCGGTGGAGTCGGTCTTGCCGTCGTTCTTCATTTCCTTGACCTCGGACTTGATGATCCGCATGGACTGGCCAAGGCTGCGGGCCATGGCAGGGAGTTTGGGCGCGGCGAAAAGCAGCAGCGCAACGACGATGATAATGACAATTGGCCACGGGCCATCAAAGAGTCTTCCCACGGGAAATCCTTTCCTCTAACAACATCCTACGTCTAACTGAGATTGAGATCGCGAAGCGACTGGGGCTGGCCCCGGTCGTGCTTACGCTGGACGCGCCTCTGGCGGCGGCCCTCCCGGCGGGATGACTTGGATGCGTCGTAATCATGACGCATCCGGGCCGGTGAGGCAAAAACAGCCGCACCGGGCTGAGCCGACCCTGGCGGCTGGGAGCCGTCATCGACGGTGGCCGCTGCCGGCGCCAGGTGTGCCACTTTGGCTCCGGCGGCGCCCAGGTCCTTCATTACCGCCATGAACTGGCGGTACAGCCGGATGCCCAGGAGGACATAAAAGAGCAGGGAGAGCGCAATAAGCGCAATCCAGATCAGGATCCAGGACCACCAAGGCATGCTGAAGAGTCTAGCCGCCGTACCGGGCCAGGGCCGCCTCGATCCAGTCCAGCGCTGCCGCCCCCAGCTCGGCAGGTTCGAGGATCCGGGCGGCCCCGCCGTGCTGGGCCACGAACATGGGAAGCCAGGCAGTGCTGCCGAACCGGATCTCGGCCACGAGGCCGCCGTCGGGAAGGGGCGCCACACGTTCGGCGTAATAATCGTCCGCCAAGCCGGCGCCCTGCCTGGTGAGCTGTACGAGGACCGTGGTGTCGTCGTCGTTGGGCGTGAACAGCTTGGCCGGAAAGCTTTCCCCGGCCCGGACGTGCGTGGAGGCGGGATTTCCGTTCGTGTGGACCTCCTGCACCCGGTCCAGCCTGAAGTTCCGCAGCCCCTGGGCTGAATGGCAGTAGGCCTCGAAGTACCAGGTGTTGTCCAGGGAATACAGGCGGAGCGGATCCACGTCCCGTTCGGAGACCTGGTCGCGCTGGGCGGAGAAGTACACGAGCCGCAGCTGCAACCGCTCCTGGATTGCACCACGGACAACGTCAAGGACGGCCGAATCCGAGGGTCCCACCTCCGGACCGGCAAGCGAACCGGCCCGCAGCCCCTCTTCGCCGGCCGCTGCCATCAGTTTGAGGGTCACCGACTCCAGGGCACCTCCTTCGGCAAGTTCGGGAAGCCCATTGAGCGTCTCGAGCCCGGTCAGCAGCGCGCAGGCCTCGTCCACAGTGAACCGGACCGGCCTCTTGAGATCCAGGTCCTGGGTGATGTAAACGTGGCCTTCCTCCCAATGGATGTCCAGGAGGTCGTCTGGGTATCCCTCGGGAAGTCCGGAGCAGATGAGGATCCGCAGGTCGTTTTCCAGCTCCGCGGGCGTGACACCGAAGCGGGCTGCGACGTCCTGGATGTGCAGGCCCTGGTTGTGGACCAGGAACGGCACCAGCTGCAGCATGCGCTTGAGCTGGTCCTCAGAGGTGCGTTTGCGGACGGCGCGGCCCCGCGGTGCGTCCGCAAACAGATAGGCAGGGCTGGGAGCGGCGCAGAAGGCGGCCGCGTTGCGCAGCCGGTGCCGCACGGCTGCCACCAGCTCGTCGGGAGCATGTGCCACAGCGTCCGGGCCATAGGATGCGAACTCCTCGGCCAGCACCTCAGCGTCCCTGAAGTTGACCTGCAGCCGTTCGTAGCCGGCGTCGGGCGTTCCCGCACTCCCGTCGGCAACCGGCGTGGCGCGCCGGCGCAGGCCAAGGAGGCGCCCCTCCCGGACGTCCACGACGGCGGTCCGGAGCGGGAGCTCCGGAAGCCGGGACAGTTCTGCGCGGACATTGAAGTTCGGCGGCGCCGGGTAGGTTTCCTTCTCCAGCACCGTGACGGGGCCCGTGAACCGGGAGAGCCGGAAGTGGCGCGGTTCCTTGCGCGAGCGGTCGTAGCCGGTCAGATACCACTGGCCGAAGCGGCTGCCGAGGCCCCACGGCTCCACCGTCCGTTGCTCTTCCTTGCCGGTGGTGCCTGCCAGGTAGGGAAAGCTGACGGGGTGCTGGGCGTGCATGGCAGCCACCACATCATCAAAGGCCTGGCCCGCCGGCCGGATCCGCGGCTGGACACCAACCGGAAGTTCGACGTCGGACACGGCGCCGGAGGCCTGGAGCTTGCGGAGGGCGCTGGCAGCGGCGGTTCCCAGGGCGGCACGCTCCCACAACTGGGACGCCAGGAGGAGGACGGTCCACTCCCCCGGGCTGAGCTGGACATCAGGCAGGCGGTTCGATTCCTTGCCGATGCGGTAGCGGGTGGTGGCCGGATCATCTTCGCTCCAGCCGAGATCCGTGACGGTCTCCACATCGAAGCCGAACTGCCGGAGGTCATTCTTGTCCCGCTCAAACATCCTGCCGAAGGCCACGTCGTTGCCGGACGTGTCATGGTAGACCTTCGCCCGCAACTCGGCCCGGCGCAGGCCGTATTTGGTGTTCAGCAGGGCTATCAGGAGGTTCAGCAGGCGTTCACTACGGGAGACGGACACGCTGGCTACGTTACTAAACTCCTCCGCGGAAAGCAGAAAGCGCGGCAACCAACAGGAAAACAAAACCCTGATTGTTACCGCGCCTTCCGGCGTTACGATGCTTCGGTCAGCGGACGCCCACGAGGTCCACCACGAAGATCAGCGCTTCGTTGGGGCCAATGGCTCCGCCGGCCCCGCGGGAGCCGTACGCCAGTTCGGAAGGAATCTCCAGGCGACGGCGGCCGCCCACCTTCATGCCCAGCAAGCCCTGGTCCCAGCCCTGGATGACCTGGCCCACGCCCACACGGAAGTCCAACGGGGCGCCGCGGCCCCAGGAAGCGTCGAACTCTTCGCCGGTGGACCAGGCCACACCGACGTAGTGGGTGGAGACAGTGTCGCCCTTTTTGGCCTCAGCACCGTCCCCCTCGATGAGGTCGGTGATAACCAATTCGGTGGGGACATCGCCTTGCGGGAAGTCAATTTCCGGCTTCTGGCGGTCGAAATCGCGCTGACCAAATGACATGGTTGCTCCTTTGATAATTTGGGTGGGTGATGTGTTGCTGTTTACTTGACGCCGAGGATGTCCACAACGAAGACAAGGTCACCCTTGGCTTCGCCCTGGCCGGCATCACCATACGCGAGGTCCTTGGGGACCACCAGAAGGACCCTGGAGCCCACCGTCTTTCCCGCCAGTCCCTGGGTCCAGCCCGGAATAACGCCGGTCAACGGGAAGCTGGCCGGCTCGCCGCGGTCAAAGCTTGAATCAAATTTAGTGCCGCCCACGAGGTTCACGCCAACATAGTTGACGGTCAACGTGTCGGTTTCCTTTACCTCCGCGCCGGTGCCCTTGATCAGGTCCTGGGCCACGAGTGCTGTGGGCGCGGCGATTCCGTCAACGGAGATCTCCGGCACGCCCTGGTCGTTGTCCTTCACGGTCGGCAGGCCGGCGGGCGGGGTGACAGTCTCGCCTTCGGGCTTTGCGAGCGGAGCGACGGTCTGCGGTGCGTCCTTGGTGGAGAGCACCTTGATCAGGAGAAGCTGCGTTGGCTGGGCGGGGGCGCCTTCAGCGGTTGCGGCCTGGCCCGGGATGGCCAGGGCAAGGCTCGAGCCGACCTTGGAGCCAACAAACGCGCTGTAGATAAGCGGGCTTCCGGTCTTCAGTTCCTCGTTCAGCTGCAGGGGTTCGGGCTCGCCGGGGAAAGTGTCCTCCAGCGTGGAACCGTCCGCACCGCTGAGCGCGAGGATGGAGATGTTTGCGATCTGGTTCTCTTTGACCCGGTCACCGTCACCTTCGGCGACCACCTTGATGGTGGGTTCGGTGACTTCGAGGGGCTTGGAGAACTCGACACCGGGAGCCTTCTTGTCCCCGTTGTCCGTCAGTTTCAGGGAGTCGAACTTGGCAGTGTCACCGGCAGACTGGCTGGTGGGTTCCGGTGCTGCGGGCGAACCGCCACAAGCGGTAAGCAGCAGCAGGCCGGGGATCAGGATTGCTAGGAGTCGGCGCACGTAAGAGAACTTTCGTCGGGGCAGGGTGGACGCGGAACCGGAATCAGGCGCCCGGCACCGCTGCAAGGCCAAGGAACGGCCCCATCAAGGATAGCCCGTGAACCTGAACGTCAGCCCATAGAGCCCAGCAGGGCATCCACCCTCTCATCGACGCTTCGGAAAGGATCCTTGCACAGGATGGTCTGGTGCGCGCGGTCGTTCAGCTTCAGGTGCACCCAATCAACCGTGTAATCCCTGCCCAGTTCCTGGGCGCGCCGGACGAAATCGCCCCTCAGCTTGGCCCGCGTGGATTGCGGCGGCACGTCCACGGCGTCTTTGATCACGGTATCGTCCACAACCCGCCGAACCGCACCCCGGGACTGCAGGATGTAGTACAGCCCGCGGCTCCGCGAAATGTCATGGTACGTAAGATCGAGCTGGGCAATCCTGGGCGCGTCCAGGCCCAGGCCGTGCCGCTGCCGGTAGTTGTCCATCAGTTTTTTCTTGATGGCCCAGTCGATTTCCGTGTCGATGGTGCTGGTGTCACCGCTCTCGATGGCGTTCAGGGTCCGTTGCCAAAGATCAAGGATGAACGGTACGTGGGGATTGTGGGCCCCTTGCTCCTGAACAAAGGCCGTGACCTTGGTGAGGTACTCCTGCTGGATCTCCAGGGCCGTGAGCTGGCGGCCGTTGGCCAGACGGACCAGCGCCCTTCCACTGAGGTCGTGGGAAATCTCGCGGATGCTGCGGATGGGGTTTTCCATCCTCATGTCGCGCATGATCACTCCCGCCTCAATCATGCGCAGGATGAGGTCCACGGTGCCAACCTTGAGCAGGGCTGTGGTTTCGGACATGTTGGAGTCGCCCACAATGACATGGAGCCGGCGGAAGAATTCGGCGTCGGCGTGCGGTTCATCGCGGGTGTTGATGATGGGCCGCGACCGGGTGGTGGCGGAGGAGACGCCCTCCCAGATGTGGTCTGCCCGCTGGGAAAACGCGTACGTGGCCCCGTGCGGAGTCTTCAGGATTTTCCCTGCGCCGGCGATCAGCTGGCGGGTCACCAGGAAGGGAATCAGGATCTCCGCGAGCCGGGAGAATTCGCCGCGGCGCGGGATGAGGTAGTTTTCATGGCTGCCGTAGGAGTTGCCGGCCGAATCGGTGTTGTTTTTGAACAGGTAGACCGTGCCGTTGAATCCTTCCGCGGCCAGCCTTGCCTGTGCCTCGTCCACGAGATCGTCCAGAATCAGCTCACCCGCGCGGTCGTGCGCAATGAGCTGGGCCAGGTCATCACATTCGGCCGTGGCGTACTCAGGGTGTGAGCCGACGTCGAGGTACAACCGGGAGCCGTTGGTCAGGAACACGTTGGATGACCGTCCCCAGCTGACCACCTTGCGGAACAGGTACCGGGCCACTTCTTCCGGGGCCAACGGCCTCGAATCGGGGCTCGAATACGAGATTCCGAACTCGGTCTCGATACCGAAGATTCTCTTGTCCATCTCAGTCCTCCTCAGCAAGCAGCGCCGTGATATCAGAATCGTTGAGCCGCCGGAAGGCCCTGCGGAAACCCCGGGAGGTCTCCGACTGCCTGTCCAGCACGGCAACCTCCACGGCCTTGGCCGGAAGGGTTCCTCCCGCTTCGCCCTGTTCAGCGGCCGGGTCTGGGCCGCTGGCCAGGCCGCGGGTAGCCAGGCGTACAGCGCCTGCGAAACGCAGCGACGGTCGCCAGCCCTCGGCGATGACCGCCGAGACACGCTCCGCCTGGCCGCCCATCACGATGAAGCCGTGCTCGTCGGCGATGGACCCGTCGAAGGTGAGCCGGTAGAGGTGGTCCAGTTCCGGCGTGGGGCCAACCTCGGCGACGGCCAGTTCCACTTCGAAGGGTTTCTGTTCTGCGGTGAAAACGGCACCGAGGCTTTGCGCGTAGACACTTGCGAGCCCGCGTGCGGTGACGTCCTCGCGGTCGTAGGAGTAACCACGGACATCGGCGTACCGCACCCCGGCCTGGCGCAGGCTTTCGAATTCGTTGTACTTGCCGACGGCGGCAAACGCGATTTTGTCGTAGATCTCGCCGATTTTATGCAGTGAGGGTGAGGGGTTCTCAGCGACCAGGGCAATTCCGTCCTGGCAGCTGATGACCACCACGGACCTGCCGCGGGCGATGCCCTTCCGTGCGAAGTCCGCACGGTCCTTCATCAGTTGTTCAGGCGAGACATAGAACTGCTGCGTCATCTTAGGCCTCCCGCCGTTCGGCGGACCTGGCTTCGATAATCCTGCCGGACACAGCGGCGAGCTCGGATTCGGGGATCCGCCGGGCGCCATCCCTGTTCACGGTGTACACCACGGGCCACAATTGACGGACGGGATCCGGCCCACCTGTGGCGGAGTCGTCGTCGGCCGCGTCGTAAAGGGACTCGACCGCCACGGAGACTGCCTCGGCTTCGGCCAAGTTGGGCCGCCAGAGCTTCTTCAGCGCGCCACGGGCAAAAACGGAACCGGAGCCGACCGTGTGGTGCTCGCGTTCCTCGTACCTGCCGCCGGTGACGTCGTAGGAGAAGAGCCGGCCCACGCCGGCAGTTGTGTCGAAGCCGGCGAACAGCGGCACGACGGCGAGTCCCTGCAGGGCCATCGGCAGGTTCCCGCGGATCATGGCCCCCAGCCGGTTGGCTTTGCCGTCGAGGCTCAGCAGCGTGCCCTCG from Pseudarthrobacter sp. SSS035 carries:
- a CDS encoding FKBP-type peptidyl-prolyl cis-trans isomerase; this translates as MRRLLAILIPGLLLLTACGGSPAAPEPTSQSAGDTAKFDSLKLTDNGDKKAPGVEFSKPLEVTEPTIKVVAEGDGDRVKENQIANISILALSGADGSTLEDTFPGEPEPLQLNEELKTGSPLIYSAFVGSKVGSSLALAIPGQAATAEGAPAQPTQLLLIKVLSTKDAPQTVAPLAKPEGETVTPPAGLPTVKDNDQGVPEISVDGIAAPTALVAQDLIKGTGAEVKETDTLTVNYVGVNLVGGTKFDSSFDRGEPASFPLTGVIPGWTQGLAGKTVGSRVLLVVPKDLAYGDAGQGEAKGDLVFVVDILGVK
- a CDS encoding YafY family protein, with product MSVSRSERLLNLLIALLNTKYGLRRAELRAKVYHDTSGNDVAFGRMFERDKNDLRQFGFDVETVTDLGWSEDDPATTRYRIGKESNRLPDVQLSPGEWTVLLLASQLWERAALGTAAASALRKLQASGAVSDVELPVGVQPRIRPAGQAFDDVVAAMHAQHPVSFPYLAGTTGKEEQRTVEPWGLGSRFGQWYLTGYDRSRKEPRHFRLSRFTGPVTVLEKETYPAPPNFNVRAELSRLPELPLRTAVVDVREGRLLGLRRRATPVADGSAGTPDAGYERLQVNFRDAEVLAEEFASYGPDAVAHAPDELVAAVRHRLRNAAAFCAAPSPAYLFADAPRGRAVRKRTSEDQLKRMLQLVPFLVHNQGLHIQDVAARFGVTPAELENDLRILICSGLPEGYPDDLLDIHWEEGHVYITQDLDLKRPVRFTVDEACALLTGLETLNGLPELAEGGALESVTLKLMAAAGEEGLRAGSLAGPEVGPSDSAVLDVVRGAIQERLQLRLVYFSAQRDQVSERDVDPLRLYSLDNTWYFEAYCHSAQGLRNFRLDRVQEVHTNGNPASTHVRAGESFPAKLFTPNDDDTTVLVQLTRQGAGLADDYYAERVAPLPDGGLVAEIRFGSTAWLPMFVAQHGGAARILEPAELGAAALDWIEAALARYGG
- the tatC gene encoding twin-arginine translocase subunit TatC, yielding MALWDHLKELKNRLIKSAIAVLVAGVGGWFLYDPVVASLSDPLISIARDTGRTAVLNFATIADPFAFKIQIAIQIGLVISSPVWIYQVWAFITPGLTKKERGYTLGFMAAAVPLFLAGVFVAWLVFPTVVRALLQFTPATGANNISATDYLTFATQMLLILGISFLVPVILVGINMAGVVRGRTILKAWRIIVFLVFVLAALAAPGTDALSMFLLAAPLLILFFAAIGLCIFNDKRRDKRVAKQAAETDATADIATPGNELKNL
- the pafA gene encoding Pup--protein ligase → MDKRIFGIETEFGISYSSPDSRPLAPEEVARYLFRKVVSWGRSSNVFLTNGSRLYLDVGSHPEYATAECDDLAQLIAHDRAGELILDDLVDEAQARLAAEGFNGTVYLFKNNTDSAGNSYGSHENYLIPRRGEFSRLAEILIPFLVTRQLIAGAGKILKTPHGATYAFSQRADHIWEGVSSATTRSRPIINTRDEPHADAEFFRRLHVIVGDSNMSETTALLKVGTVDLILRMIEAGVIMRDMRMENPIRSIREISHDLSGRALVRLANGRQLTALEIQQEYLTKVTAFVQEQGAHNPHVPFILDLWQRTLNAIESGDTSTIDTEIDWAIKKKLMDNYRQRHGLGLDAPRIAQLDLTYHDISRSRGLYYILQSRGAVRRVVDDTVIKDAVDVPPQSTRAKLRGDFVRRAQELGRDYTVDWVHLKLNDRAHQTILCKDPFRSVDERVDALLGSMG
- the prcA gene encoding proteasome subunit alpha, which translates into the protein MTQQFYVSPEQLMKDRADFARKGIARGRSVVVISCQDGIALVAENPSPSLHKIGEIYDKIAFAAVGKYNEFESLRQAGVRYADVRGYSYDREDVTARGLASVYAQSLGAVFTAEQKPFEVELAVAEVGPTPELDHLYRLTFDGSIADEHGFIVMGGQAERVSAVIAEGWRPSLRFAGAVRLATRGLASGPDPAAEQGEAGGTLPAKAVEVAVLDRQSETSRGFRRAFRRLNDSDITALLAEED
- a CDS encoding FKBP-type peptidyl-prolyl cis-trans isomerase, which produces MSFGQRDFDRQKPEIDFPQGDVPTELVITDLIEGDGAEAKKGDTVSTHYVGVAWSTGEEFDASWGRGAPLDFRVGVGQVIQGWDQGLLGMKVGGRRRLEIPSELAYGSRGAGGAIGPNEALIFVVDLVGVR
- the prcB gene encoding proteasome subunit beta — encoded protein: MQETTANQVAGNATSSFTEHLQRDRPDLLPYNRAMPAAAAATAPLQVPHATTIVAMSYGGGVLMAGDRRATMGNVIASRHIEKVFPADRYSVLGIAGTAGIAIDLTRLFQVELEHYEKIEGTLLSLDGKANRLGAMIRGNLPMALQGLAVVPLFAGFDTTAGVGRLFSYDVTGGRYEEREHHTVGSGSVFARGALKKLWRPNLAEAEAVSVAVESLYDAADDDSATGGPDPVRQLWPVVYTVNRDGARRIPESELAAVSGRIIEARSAERREA
- the tatA gene encoding Sec-independent protein translocase subunit TatA — its product is MGRLFDGPWPIVIIIVVALLLFAAPKLPAMARSLGQSMRIIKSEVKEMKNDGKTDSTDTASGPVEGKVVNHPPAKPGEPTDGTDVPPSTRA